Part of the Phoenix dactylifera cultivar Barhee BC4 unplaced genomic scaffold, palm_55x_up_171113_PBpolish2nd_filt_p 002150F, whole genome shotgun sequence genome is shown below.
ACCTGTTGCTAGAGTTTTTTGATTATTGATCAATCTTCAACACATGACCACATTTACGAATCCTTCTATCTATTCACCAAATGTCTGCTTGACTTTTTTATCCTTTATAGGAAAATTATTGCAGTTCTTTTCCAGTTAGCAGAAATTTGCCTGCTCTATCCCTGATTCACCATATCACAGTTCTAGAAAAGAACCAACAACCAACAAATCAAGGCAGAGTTCACAACTGTCTTTTCTTCCAATACAGCCTGATCCATTCAGCAgcagctccccccccccccctcccgcgccgaaaaagaaaggaaggatgaaaatacaaaaaaaaaatgctttctgtagatcaaataaaacaaatctataaataaattatagatACATGCATGTCTTCTAGTAAGATTATTTAATAGTTTGAATCAAATCCAGTTATTATCTCTGTATTAATTAAGAAAGGAATAAGTCCACACCTCAAGGGAAACTTTTAAATTCACGTCCACATCCAAGCATGGCTCAGAACCATTTCTCTCCCAAGTTATATGGTTTCTCACAAATGCTGAAAACAATGAGCAAACACTGAGAGGTCATCCAGACATGTATAGCTAATAAGAAACACATCAAAATATAAATCTGATAGGACCAGTGTTTAGCTGCATTTTCCTAATGTTCACAGGGAATATTCAGGGATTAAAACCTACATTTGATGCATCTTATACAATTGCTTAAACATAATTAACAATACACTGTATCTGATAAATTATTGATGATGCAAACTATTATCAAGAGTGACAAATATAATAGGCACCAACAGCATTAATGTATTCATAATGGCCATCTCCAGTAATTATTCTACAGGGAAGGCATATCTTTATTTCGATAGGAGAGTCATGATTTTAGCCTTGCAAGATACAAGTCTGTGACAGGACTTGGGGTACCTGGATTCATAATGTGAACAGAAGTTATGTTGAGTAAATGAATCAGCAGCTAAGAGGATTAGTAGAAGAAAGATGAAGTAAAGCAGGAAACAGAAGTCGGTTCATCTGAATTTTCTCTTCAGCAACTAATGAAATATATTCCTAAAGGAGATCCAAATATATAAAGCAGAGGGGAAAGCAGGATGCACCTTTTTTGGACTCCAACAGCTATCACTGACCAGGCCCAGGAGACCTGAAATCACTTCGCACAGACAAAGAAGGATAAGTACAGAAGAACCTCTTGGGCCTAAGAGCCACATAGGGAAAGAAAGCTAGTAAGAAGGGCTATGAAGCTGTCATAAAGCAGCTTTTCCTATTTCCTTTAGTAAAGTAATACTCCTATTGACCATAAGCATGTCTGGTTGCCTCTtctgtttattcaatttccttCAATTGCAGTAATGCCAATGAGTATGACTATGAAACTAAGAAGTGCAAGAACATCAATTCAGTAGCAATGATCCAAAAAGAACCAAAAAACCTAAATGAGCAGTTACACCTTACATGTTCAAATATCATATCAATTTAAATGGTTAACAGTCCAAAGTTATTATCCTTCTATCCATGCCACTTCGGAGCTCTAAATTTTGTTGAGGCATGCAATTGCCCTTAAGTTGTCCTAGGTAAAGTCAATTTCCCCAAAGGGCTTTCTAAGGATTTTTGTGCAAAATTCTTTTTCTCATTCCCAACATGGTTGAATTCAATAATTCAAACTAAATGAAAGCAAAGGATCTCCGATCTTGTTTAAGGAAACTCGTGAAAACTGCTAAAATACATTAAGGACTCAACTCGTTCGCAGGAAGAGGGGGGGAGTGTTGTCAACGGGAAAAATGGAGGAAGCCCTAATGtttagttagagttttcaaaaaagagaGATAGAAAAGAAGCTTTCCCAGAATTATagattttcatatttcatgagaaagaaaaaatccATGTGGGACATAAGAAAATCCAATTCCTACCTGCTAGAAACCGgggtattttttttcaaatatgtccttaagcttttagatagaatgtagtaagatcttttcttttattaagagcataatAGGTTTTTTACATAACTTTCCAAGAGAAAAGTAGATGCTCACCCAAATATAAGCCCACTCTGGAATGTGTCACTTttctatggtcaaccaaacatgcaaaaACCACTTTTCCAAGCATCATACACCCAGGCATTAGCTTTCTAGAAAAAACATTCTAGCAAGAAAAAATTcttcccacgaaccaaacgagttcTAAATGTTGTAGCATATCCACTAAGTTATCCTCAAGGTATGTAGGCATTATGCTCGAGAATAGAGACAGTGCAAGTAGAGGCATTATTTCATGCATGTAGTTGCTTTAATGAGCGGGCATACCGACAAGTTAGAGAAGTAAATGTTGTAGCATGTTGGTGCAACCTATAATCGATTACTATAGGTGTAGATTGATTTTAGAATAATCAATTATGGTGCGATTGATTAGACACTTCAGCAAATACTCACCATCCCAAAAGAACATTATAGATGTATGCGAATGCAAAACAGAACATGATAGATATCTTATTAATGAAGCTTAACTAATGAAATATAACTAGTGCAGTAAACTGAAAATAACTACAacagaataataaaaaaatacagtCAGTAAACTCAGGTTCCAAGGATGTGATAGATAGCAACGATGGTAATGATGATGGATGGAAATAATGATTGATGGACGAAGAAACGAGGCCTGGGCAAAAGATGGTGATAGAACTAGTCGGATAATTACCTCTGCGAGTTTTGGTCTCTCCAATCCAATGAAAATCTTTAGGCCGTGCTCCACCAAGGTATCGAGATGAAGgatgacggggtcaagaagaTGACTCCAAGAAGAAATAGGTCAAGAAGCAGGATGAAAGTAGAAAAAAAGGGTCTCTCAGGACTTCGCCCACAGTGGCACTCATCTTTCTAtggttttttcttctctttttttttcttttggttgttGTCCTCTCTTTTTATAGGCCAAGTTAATGTTTTGTGAATAGTAACcgggtcgggttactgttccGTGGAACAGTTTTTTTTCTGTGCTATTTTCTGcagatttttgcatatttttttctcttttctaactTTCCTCCTTCCATACATGCACAATTCTATTTTCAAGACTATCATCCATCCTCCTCCGTTCCTAGAAATGGAGTGATGACCATGGGCATTGAAGAAAGGCTAAGGCTCAAGCAATTAAGTGTGGTGGTTTGGAGTTGGGTTAGGCTTTCTTATCATACCTAGGTAGACCCTTTTTGCTTGGCAGTACTAGTACATGACTCGACTGAAAATCCAAGCTTAAATATGGCTTTGGATGGAAAACACGGAAACAACAAAAAACATAAACTATGTCTATGATGGAGTCCTAAGACTATATCACATGTCCACTAAGTAATCCTTGGGGTATGTAGGCATCATACTCAAGAATAGAGATATTGCAAGTTGGGGCATTATTTCATGCTTGTGGTTGCTCCGATGACCTAGCAAACTATTAAGCTGGAGAAGAAATAGGATAAGCTAGGCAATTTTCCCACAATGAGAAACTTCATTAAGCCAAAAATATTGGCAAAAGCTATGGTAGGGTTGACATTAGGTTGGTTGGTGATCATTAATCCtgctaaatcttttttttattgcatgATACAAAACAAAAAGTTTGATATATAAATCGAGGCATTAGAACTATTGAAGAGCAAACTTCAAATTAGTCAGCAGCAGTAAGTTGGAAAGGTGAGTGAAACATGAACATCAAAGTTAAGGAAAATTTTGATTGTGATAATACCATCTCCTTTCCCATATAAATATTTGGCTGAGAAATCACAGTATGACAATGGCTGGATTGTACCTGAAAAAACATGATTTTGCTGCTCTACTATTCCAGAACCCTCAAACTgtgaaaaatagaaagataagattaaaaactttaaataaaaaattgaaaacattAAGAGATAAAGCTTAGAGCGATGCAGTCAAGGCctttcaaaagctctcaaattaaatttcaaattgATATGTGACAATATTTCAAAATCAAAACAACCTTAATATAAAGGCATTTCATTTGTTTGCATATGCATTGCTATAGGTGGATTGATTCCATCCCtcaaaaccctttttttttttttttttactttgttgCAGTGCATTCCATTCACTTTTTTATGGAATATGTCATGATGTTACATGGAATTTGACTTCAAGGATGCATTGCTCTTTTGGATGATGAAATATAAGATTTTGCTTGCTTGTGCAGCGGTGCCGGTATAAGGCTTTAATGTATAGATCATTCTTGCTAtctctttcctttgaattttatggcttAGGAATTAGGACAAGACAGGAGAAGTCTGAACTAAGGTTGATGATTCTGCGAATCGAAACAAAAAGGTCCCAGCAGGTGCAGTGGCAGGTTACCTTGTCTGTGGAGCAATTTAATCATGTGCCTCCAAATGATCAGACTGGGCGGAACTTACCCTGCAATCCACCATCTCGACCGTGCAGCCTTCTCTTGTCGGGGTCACGCGTAAGTCTAGCACGGGGGCCACTTCAAACTTGAGGAACTGGATCTTTTGCAAGGTGCACCTGTGTATAGGACGGGCAGGCAGCAGATTAGTAGTGCAAGAGCGCCTGCTTCTATTCTACTCGTGCATAGCCGAGGAGCTTTAGAGCAGACAAAACATCCATGAGTTAATCCATTGCAGACAAGTGCATACGCTGAACCAATTTCAAGATTCGATGCCATGTGTGGATGTAATGGGTGGAGCGTGTCAtcatcaatcaatcaatcaaagGGGCAGGCAGGCAGAAGAGCACCTGTAGGTGTTGGAATCCAAGGGCCGAAAGCTGTGCAAGGCTCGCGTGTTCAGGAGGGCTTCCACGCCGGAAGGGTGGTTGACGAAATCGCTGAACGTGATGGGGCCCCCGTAGTCGGGGAGCTCGATCCTCTCCTTGCGTCGCGCGGACAGATAAGCCGTCCTCGTCCTGGCACCCAGTTCTTCCCCTCCCGGGTTCTCGGCCTTGGTCACCGCTTCACATCTCCGTCTCCTCCTCGAGTCCCAATTCATCCGGTCGGTCCGGGAGATTTTGCTGGAGAGGGCACCGTATGCGTGATCCCTGGTTGGAACTTAGTTATTAGTTTCTAGGGCAAAAGAAAGAACCTTGCATGAATAAATGTTAATTTCttgattcttttctttcttacggAGTCCCGACTCTCTCGCCCTCCCTTTTCTTTGTTGCTTCTTTTTTCGCTCTTGCAAATTTATTAGGATAGACAGAGACAGAGAACCAAACAGACCTgacgagggtggtggtgctgcaggggagaaggagaggaggaggaggagcggcAGGGAATGGCAGCACCCCCTGGGCAATCATTCTGCGTTTGGCGCACGCGAGACGCTTGCCCACCGTCAATCACAACAGCCGAGGCGGAAACAGATTGGATTTAAAAAAGAAGGGACCGGTCTCTTATTCTGATCGTAATTTGGGACCACGGATCCAACGAATCAGCTGATCGGATCGAGTTCATTAGCGATTCAGATCCGATCCGAAATTTTCGGGTTGGTTCAAATCGAATAGGTCCGATCAGATTTGCAATTTGATTCGAATATTTAGCTCTCTTTTTCTCAACTAACATTCCTTTCTACACTTGTACATTAAAAATAGACTTCGAATACTCCCAACAGCACAATCATATACTGTTATGTTTTGAAAGGTGCGGAGAGCTTCTCCACCAGCCAACACCAGCCATTTAAGCTTCATTGAGGATTTCAATGACAAGTCAAGCATGAATTATCATCTCAACATGGATTTGAGCTATCACAACAAGGTAATTGCATTTGTTACCCTTTTTCTTTGGAATTTCTTCAGAGAAAAaccaatttatatttttttaataaattaaatgaTCTCAAccttttcaaattatatattttaatttcaactagtatatcttcttttttattttaaataagttAGACAGTAATAGTATATCTTCCCATACAAATATCTGTTATTGCAGAAGTTTTCAGTGATCAAACCTCTAAGCCTTTTCAAATCACGTTTCCCGTCATATAGAacgtaatttaaaaatattatccacacaaatttaaaaattaagttAAACAAATGGCACTTAATCAATTAATTCAATGATTGCATAGCCTACAATTAATTAACTGACATGGTCTGAATTTTGACTAGCTTTAGATAGTAAAGTAGACCAACCTCAGCAGAATTCTAAGCCAACAAAGCTCTATAATCATTGCATGCGAAAGATAAGAGTAGCTAACTAGCTATACGTATCAAAACATAGGAACAATAAAGCCTTCAATTAAGCATACA
Proteins encoded:
- the LOC120109415 gene encoding uncharacterized protein LOC120109415 gives rise to the protein MIAQGVLPFPAAPPPPLLLPCSTTTLVRDHAYGALSSKISRTDRMNWDSRRRRRCEAVTKAENPGGEELGARTRTAYLSARRKERIELPDYGGPITFSDFVNHPSGVEALLNTRALHSFRPLDSNTYRCTLQKIQFLKFEVAPVLDLRVTPTREGCTVEMVDCRFEGSGIVEQQNHVFSAFVRNHITWERNGSEPCLDVDVNLKVSLEVWTYSFLN